Proteins from one Argopecten irradians isolate NY chromosome 15, Ai_NY, whole genome shotgun sequence genomic window:
- the LOC138309119 gene encoding protein starmaker-like isoform X4, which produces MASKGGDEDAQSTHSKTKQQEEVKSPREEKQKPADTEPDQDDEDAGQFNTDHLLQAVSKKLQLHGSNERIEEEPDETEITNQSSIETKTADASELKSDNSAKESTEEETKLTNDSVKKDSDEKTKDFYAESKEADEIQPKEGLEEDRVIDTKPVQSVETAEMTMPSESVEIANFKTTNEAASDINKESENIKTEERNNTSHDREAGSNKPPHEKSSTEVENSDKDDNLEKANINSTNVSETENESVKKDSNNDTPIVQTKEQSDTSGQQEESGTSINDRENNQESVIKTESDSEHNLESSTTNENRNRSHSSDNQNTVIDQQKSHAMMEQQEDTNNKDNRDVSETSHDYFIEETSKENEKYYSEPATSDERTTEKEIIQIPSQEKQDDDNVSSEELKGQTDHSDRDDEKEEIAVERQTTETKQEKHDDEEDNKPDQTYEETNETTVSNTDERQTNDKEAERQHQVRQEPEERDSGVDDSETEEHKEIPDETYRETKDDEKKSRGSASSMSSRSSNKRTGDQKEKPKPDNQTQIQQSRKSVRMDDNVKTRKAPPNATKTKGNTNSSSVSSSSSTPRQKRDNKKNKPAKKGEDGNKKRDYFQEELRRLRVRLGKEAENIKKPQFKEHVPFVWTSLEPYYNTYVPNYLINLPDEELQPQRPVSRGRPPQGDDFHQGYTTRSTAIGLCDPWIDLRMDKNVLPKLEQPKGQGREKPKSHKKKKDAAPKEGSTRLPKFPVVDFNSGKENATKKFPYNEVAKFRTELKDRFSSNAKKKVNKDYKRTKDDFYRMDLHKLDEIHPLNRPHMRRTYFAYLQNTPGSRKAIKDCVKTLENEEGTETENQQQETPALDETQQQQAVAAN; this is translated from the exons GACAATTCAATACAGATCACCTACTTCAGGCAGTAAGCAAAAAACTACAGCTACATGGATCAAATGAACGCATTGAAGAAGAACCAGATGAGACTGAAATAACAAATCAATCAAGCATAGAGACAAAAACAGCAGATGCATCGGAGTTAAAATCCGATAATTCAGCAAAGGAAAGCACCGAAGAagaaacaaaattgacaaatgATTCAGTGAAAAAAGACTCTGACGAAAAAACTAAAGATTTTTATGCTGAATCTAAAGAAGCTGATGAAATACAACCCAAAGAGGGTTTGGAAGAGGATAGGGTAATTGACACTAAACCAGTGCAATCTGTTGAAACTGCAGAAATGACTATGCCGTCTGAGAGTGTTGAAATTGCAAATTTTAAAACCACAAACGAAGCTGCATCCGATATAAACAAAGAGAGTGAAAACATTAAAACTGAGGAGCGAAACAATACATCACATGATCGAGAGGCTGGATCTAATAAACCACCACACGAGAAAAGTAGCACAGAAGTGGAGAATTCTGATAAAGATGACAATTTAGAAAAAGCAAACATAAACTCGACTAATGTGAGTGAAACAGAGAATGAAAGTGTAAAGAAGGATTCTAATAACGACACTCCCATTGTTCAAACTAAAGAGCAATCTGATACTTCCGGTCAACAAGAAGAATCAGGAACTTCCATAAATGATAGAGAAAATAATCAAGAATCTGTTATTAAAACCGAATCTGATTCTGAACATAATCTTGAATCTTCGACGACAAACGAGAATAGAAACAGATCCCATTCATCAGATAATCAGAACACTGTTATAGATCAGCAAAAATCACACGCCATGATGGAGCAACAGGAAGATACTAACAATAAAGATAATCGCGATGTTTCCGAAACATCCCATGACTATTTTATAGAGGAAACATCTAAAGAAAATGAGAAATATTATTCAGAACCGGCAACTTCTGATGAACGAACGACTGAAAAAGAAATTATCCAAATACCTTCGCAGGAAAAACAAGACGATGACAATGTTTCATCAGAAGAACTGAAAGGCCAAACGGATCATTCGGACAGAGATGATGAAAAAGAGGAAATAGCCGTAGAACGACAAACAACTGAGACTAAACAGGAGAAACACGACGATGAAGAGGATAATAAACCGGACCAGACGTACGAAGAAACAAACGAGACGACAGTTTCAAATACAGATGAACGGCAGACGAACGATAAAGAAGCTGAAAGACAACACCAGGTTAGACAAGAACCTGAGGAAAGGGACTCGGGGGTAGATGATAGCGAAACTGAAGAACACAAGGAAATACCTGACGAAACGTACCGAGAAACTAAAGACGACGAAAAGAAATCGCGCGGATCTGCAAGTTCCATGTCTTCTAGATCGAGCAACAAAAGAACTGGCGATCAGAAAGAAAAACCAAAACCTGATAATCAAACTCAGATACAGCAATCTAGAAAGAGTGTAAGGATGGATGATAATGTTAAGACAAGAAAAGCTCCTCCTAACGCAACGAAAACCAAAGGTAACACCAATTCCTCGTCTGTGTCCAGTTCTTCATCTACTCCAC GACAAAAACGAGACAATAAGAAGAACAAACCCGCCAAAAAAGGCGAAG ATGGCAACAAGAAGCGAGATTATTTCCAAGAGGAACTCAGACGTTTACGGGTACGACTCGGAAAGGAAGCAGAGAACATTAAGAAACCTCAATT caaagAACACGTGCCGTTCGTCTGGACGAGCCTGGAGCCGTACTACAATACATACGTACCTAACTACCTGATCAACCTG CCTGATGAAGAACTCCAGCCCCAGAGGCCTGTCAGTCGTGGCCGTCCTCCT CAAGGGGACGATTTCCACCAAGGCTACACCACCAGGAGTACGGCGATAGGACTATGTGACCCCTGGATTGACCTTCGTATGGACAAAAATGTACTACCAAAGTTAGAACAACCAAAAGGACAAGGCCGGGAAAAACCTAAATC GCATAAGAAAAAGAAGGATGCCGCCCCTAAAGAAGGAAGTACAAGGCTCCCTAAGTTCCCAGTTGTTGATTTCAATTCTGGAAAGGAAAATGCTACCAAGAAGTTCCCTTACAATGAAGTGGCGAAATTCAG GACGGAATTGAAAGACAGATTCAGCTCAAACGCAAAGAAGAAGGTCAACAAGGATTATAAACGAACAAAGGACGACTTTTACCGGATGGATCTTCATAAATTAGACGAAATTCATCCACTCAATCGGCCGCACATGCGCAGAACATATTTTGCATACCTCCAAAACACTCCGGGATCTCGTAAGGCTATAAAAGATTGTGTGAAAACCTTGGAGAACGAGGAGGGTACAGAAACAGAAAACCAACAACAGGAAACTCCAGCTTTAGATGAAACACAACAACAGCAGGCTGTGGCAGCCAACTGA
- the LOC138309119 gene encoding protein starmaker-like isoform X3 produces the protein MASKGGDEDAQSTHSKTKQQEEVKSPREEKQKPADTEPDQDDEDAGQFNTDHLLQAVSKKLQLHGSNERIEEEPDETEITNQSSIETKTADASELKSDNSAKESTEEETKLTNDSVKKDSDEKTKDFYAESKEADEIQPKEGLEEDRVIDTKPVQSVETAEMTMPSESVEIANFKTTNEAASDINKESENIKTEERNNTSHDREAGSNKPPHEKSSTEVENSDKDDNLEKANINSTNVSETENESVKKDSNNDTPIVQTKEQSDTSGQQEESGTSINDRENNQESVIKTESDSEHNLESSTTNENRNRSHSSDNQNTVIDQQKSHAMMEQQEDTNNKDNRDVSETSHDYFIEETSKENEKYYSEPATSDERTTEKEIIQIPSQEKQDDDNVSSEELKGQTDHSDRDDEKEEIAVERQTTETKQEKHDDEEDNKPDQTYEETNETTVSNTDERQTNDKEAERQHQVRQEPEERDSGVDDSETEEHKEIPDETYRETKDDEKKSRGSASSMSSRSSNKRTGDQKEKPKPDNQTQIQQSRKSVRMDDNVKTRKAPPNATKTKGNTNSSSVSSSSSTPRKHTTSDTSSPARKHASRTTSRSAPFRRPEHKPETTVKSTSFVSLRRPKTSQSGSMISRGQKRDNKKNKPAKKGEDGNKKRDYFQEELRRLRVRLGKEAENIKKPQFKEHVPFVWTSLEPYYNTYVPNYLINLQGDDFHQGYTTRSTAIGLCDPWIDLRMDKNVLPKLEQPKGQGREKPKSHKKKKDAAPKEGSTRLPKFPVVDFNSGKENATKKFPYNEVAKFRTELKDRFSSNAKKKVNKDYKRTKDDFYRMDLHKLDEIHPLNRPHMRRTYFAYLQNTPGSRKAIKDCVKTLENEEGTETENQQQETPALDETQQQQAVAAN, from the exons GACAATTCAATACAGATCACCTACTTCAGGCAGTAAGCAAAAAACTACAGCTACATGGATCAAATGAACGCATTGAAGAAGAACCAGATGAGACTGAAATAACAAATCAATCAAGCATAGAGACAAAAACAGCAGATGCATCGGAGTTAAAATCCGATAATTCAGCAAAGGAAAGCACCGAAGAagaaacaaaattgacaaatgATTCAGTGAAAAAAGACTCTGACGAAAAAACTAAAGATTTTTATGCTGAATCTAAAGAAGCTGATGAAATACAACCCAAAGAGGGTTTGGAAGAGGATAGGGTAATTGACACTAAACCAGTGCAATCTGTTGAAACTGCAGAAATGACTATGCCGTCTGAGAGTGTTGAAATTGCAAATTTTAAAACCACAAACGAAGCTGCATCCGATATAAACAAAGAGAGTGAAAACATTAAAACTGAGGAGCGAAACAATACATCACATGATCGAGAGGCTGGATCTAATAAACCACCACACGAGAAAAGTAGCACAGAAGTGGAGAATTCTGATAAAGATGACAATTTAGAAAAAGCAAACATAAACTCGACTAATGTGAGTGAAACAGAGAATGAAAGTGTAAAGAAGGATTCTAATAACGACACTCCCATTGTTCAAACTAAAGAGCAATCTGATACTTCCGGTCAACAAGAAGAATCAGGAACTTCCATAAATGATAGAGAAAATAATCAAGAATCTGTTATTAAAACCGAATCTGATTCTGAACATAATCTTGAATCTTCGACGACAAACGAGAATAGAAACAGATCCCATTCATCAGATAATCAGAACACTGTTATAGATCAGCAAAAATCACACGCCATGATGGAGCAACAGGAAGATACTAACAATAAAGATAATCGCGATGTTTCCGAAACATCCCATGACTATTTTATAGAGGAAACATCTAAAGAAAATGAGAAATATTATTCAGAACCGGCAACTTCTGATGAACGAACGACTGAAAAAGAAATTATCCAAATACCTTCGCAGGAAAAACAAGACGATGACAATGTTTCATCAGAAGAACTGAAAGGCCAAACGGATCATTCGGACAGAGATGATGAAAAAGAGGAAATAGCCGTAGAACGACAAACAACTGAGACTAAACAGGAGAAACACGACGATGAAGAGGATAATAAACCGGACCAGACGTACGAAGAAACAAACGAGACGACAGTTTCAAATACAGATGAACGGCAGACGAACGATAAAGAAGCTGAAAGACAACACCAGGTTAGACAAGAACCTGAGGAAAGGGACTCGGGGGTAGATGATAGCGAAACTGAAGAACACAAGGAAATACCTGACGAAACGTACCGAGAAACTAAAGACGACGAAAAGAAATCGCGCGGATCTGCAAGTTCCATGTCTTCTAGATCGAGCAACAAAAGAACTGGCGATCAGAAAGAAAAACCAAAACCTGATAATCAAACTCAGATACAGCAATCTAGAAAGAGTGTAAGGATGGATGATAATGTTAAGACAAGAAAAGCTCCTCCTAACGCAACGAAAACCAAAGGTAACACCAATTCCTCGTCTGTGTCCAGTTCTTCATCTACTCCACGTAAGCATACGACGTCCGACACATCCTCGCCAGCACGTAAGCATGCATCTCGAACTACTTCACGTAGTGCACCCTTTAGAAGACCCGAACATAAACCAGAAACTACTGTCAAGTCTACTTCCTTTGTCTCTCTCAGACGTCCAAAGACCTCTCAATCCGGCAGCATGATAAGCAGAG GACAAAAACGAGACAATAAGAAGAACAAACCCGCCAAAAAAGGCGAAG ATGGCAACAAGAAGCGAGATTATTTCCAAGAGGAACTCAGACGTTTACGGGTACGACTCGGAAAGGAAGCAGAGAACATTAAGAAACCTCAATT caaagAACACGTGCCGTTCGTCTGGACGAGCCTGGAGCCGTACTACAATACATACGTACCTAACTACCTGATCAACCTG CAAGGGGACGATTTCCACCAAGGCTACACCACCAGGAGTACGGCGATAGGACTATGTGACCCCTGGATTGACCTTCGTATGGACAAAAATGTACTACCAAAGTTAGAACAACCAAAAGGACAAGGCCGGGAAAAACCTAAATC GCATAAGAAAAAGAAGGATGCCGCCCCTAAAGAAGGAAGTACAAGGCTCCCTAAGTTCCCAGTTGTTGATTTCAATTCTGGAAAGGAAAATGCTACCAAGAAGTTCCCTTACAATGAAGTGGCGAAATTCAG GACGGAATTGAAAGACAGATTCAGCTCAAACGCAAAGAAGAAGGTCAACAAGGATTATAAACGAACAAAGGACGACTTTTACCGGATGGATCTTCATAAATTAGACGAAATTCATCCACTCAATCGGCCGCACATGCGCAGAACATATTTTGCATACCTCCAAAACACTCCGGGATCTCGTAAGGCTATAAAAGATTGTGTGAAAACCTTGGAGAACGAGGAGGGTACAGAAACAGAAAACCAACAACAGGAAACTCCAGCTTTAGATGAAACACAACAACAGCAGGCTGTGGCAGCCAACTGA
- the LOC138309119 gene encoding protein starmaker-like isoform X2 — protein sequence MASKGGDEDAQSTHSKTKQQEEVKSPREEKQKPADTEPDQDDEDAGQFNTDHLLQAVSKKLQLHGSNERIEEEPDETEITNQSSIETKTADASELKSDNSAKESTEEETKLTNDSVKKDSDEKTKDFYAESKEADEIQPKEGLEEDRVIDTKPVQSVETAEMTMPSESVEIANFKTTNEAASDINKESENIKTEERNNTSHDREAGSNKPPHEKSSTEVENSDKDDNLEKANINSTNVSETENESVKKDSNNDTPIVQTKEQSDTSGQQEESGTSINDRENNQESVIKTESDSEHNLESSTTNENRNRSHSSDNQNTVIDQQKSHAMMEQQEDTNNKDNRDVSETSHDYFIEETSKENEKYYSEPATSDERTTEKEIIQIPSQEKQDDDNVSSEELKGQTDHSDRDDEKEEIAVERQTTETKQEKHDDEEDNKPDQTYEETNETTVSNTDERQTNDKEAERQHQVRQEPEERDSGVDDSETEEHKEIPDETYRETKDDEKKSRGSASSMSSRSSNKRTGDQKEKPKPDNQTQIQQSRKSVRMDDNVKTRKAPPNATKTKGNTNSSSVSSSSSTPRKHTTSDTSSPARKHASRTTSRSAPFRRPEHKPETTVKSTSFVSLRRPKTSQSGSMISRDGNKKRDYFQEELRRLRVRLGKEAENIKKPQFKEHVPFVWTSLEPYYNTYVPNYLINLPDEELQPQRPVSRGRPPQGDDFHQGYTTRSTAIGLCDPWIDLRMDKNVLPKLEQPKGQGREKPKSHKKKKDAAPKEGSTRLPKFPVVDFNSGKENATKKFPYNEVAKFRTELKDRFSSNAKKKVNKDYKRTKDDFYRMDLHKLDEIHPLNRPHMRRTYFAYLQNTPGSRKAIKDCVKTLENEEGTETENQQQETPALDETQQQQAVAAN from the exons GACAATTCAATACAGATCACCTACTTCAGGCAGTAAGCAAAAAACTACAGCTACATGGATCAAATGAACGCATTGAAGAAGAACCAGATGAGACTGAAATAACAAATCAATCAAGCATAGAGACAAAAACAGCAGATGCATCGGAGTTAAAATCCGATAATTCAGCAAAGGAAAGCACCGAAGAagaaacaaaattgacaaatgATTCAGTGAAAAAAGACTCTGACGAAAAAACTAAAGATTTTTATGCTGAATCTAAAGAAGCTGATGAAATACAACCCAAAGAGGGTTTGGAAGAGGATAGGGTAATTGACACTAAACCAGTGCAATCTGTTGAAACTGCAGAAATGACTATGCCGTCTGAGAGTGTTGAAATTGCAAATTTTAAAACCACAAACGAAGCTGCATCCGATATAAACAAAGAGAGTGAAAACATTAAAACTGAGGAGCGAAACAATACATCACATGATCGAGAGGCTGGATCTAATAAACCACCACACGAGAAAAGTAGCACAGAAGTGGAGAATTCTGATAAAGATGACAATTTAGAAAAAGCAAACATAAACTCGACTAATGTGAGTGAAACAGAGAATGAAAGTGTAAAGAAGGATTCTAATAACGACACTCCCATTGTTCAAACTAAAGAGCAATCTGATACTTCCGGTCAACAAGAAGAATCAGGAACTTCCATAAATGATAGAGAAAATAATCAAGAATCTGTTATTAAAACCGAATCTGATTCTGAACATAATCTTGAATCTTCGACGACAAACGAGAATAGAAACAGATCCCATTCATCAGATAATCAGAACACTGTTATAGATCAGCAAAAATCACACGCCATGATGGAGCAACAGGAAGATACTAACAATAAAGATAATCGCGATGTTTCCGAAACATCCCATGACTATTTTATAGAGGAAACATCTAAAGAAAATGAGAAATATTATTCAGAACCGGCAACTTCTGATGAACGAACGACTGAAAAAGAAATTATCCAAATACCTTCGCAGGAAAAACAAGACGATGACAATGTTTCATCAGAAGAACTGAAAGGCCAAACGGATCATTCGGACAGAGATGATGAAAAAGAGGAAATAGCCGTAGAACGACAAACAACTGAGACTAAACAGGAGAAACACGACGATGAAGAGGATAATAAACCGGACCAGACGTACGAAGAAACAAACGAGACGACAGTTTCAAATACAGATGAACGGCAGACGAACGATAAAGAAGCTGAAAGACAACACCAGGTTAGACAAGAACCTGAGGAAAGGGACTCGGGGGTAGATGATAGCGAAACTGAAGAACACAAGGAAATACCTGACGAAACGTACCGAGAAACTAAAGACGACGAAAAGAAATCGCGCGGATCTGCAAGTTCCATGTCTTCTAGATCGAGCAACAAAAGAACTGGCGATCAGAAAGAAAAACCAAAACCTGATAATCAAACTCAGATACAGCAATCTAGAAAGAGTGTAAGGATGGATGATAATGTTAAGACAAGAAAAGCTCCTCCTAACGCAACGAAAACCAAAGGTAACACCAATTCCTCGTCTGTGTCCAGTTCTTCATCTACTCCACGTAAGCATACGACGTCCGACACATCCTCGCCAGCACGTAAGCATGCATCTCGAACTACTTCACGTAGTGCACCCTTTAGAAGACCCGAACATAAACCAGAAACTACTGTCAAGTCTACTTCCTTTGTCTCTCTCAGACGTCCAAAGACCTCTCAATCCGGCAGCATGATAAGCAGAG ATGGCAACAAGAAGCGAGATTATTTCCAAGAGGAACTCAGACGTTTACGGGTACGACTCGGAAAGGAAGCAGAGAACATTAAGAAACCTCAATT caaagAACACGTGCCGTTCGTCTGGACGAGCCTGGAGCCGTACTACAATACATACGTACCTAACTACCTGATCAACCTG CCTGATGAAGAACTCCAGCCCCAGAGGCCTGTCAGTCGTGGCCGTCCTCCT CAAGGGGACGATTTCCACCAAGGCTACACCACCAGGAGTACGGCGATAGGACTATGTGACCCCTGGATTGACCTTCGTATGGACAAAAATGTACTACCAAAGTTAGAACAACCAAAAGGACAAGGCCGGGAAAAACCTAAATC GCATAAGAAAAAGAAGGATGCCGCCCCTAAAGAAGGAAGTACAAGGCTCCCTAAGTTCCCAGTTGTTGATTTCAATTCTGGAAAGGAAAATGCTACCAAGAAGTTCCCTTACAATGAAGTGGCGAAATTCAG GACGGAATTGAAAGACAGATTCAGCTCAAACGCAAAGAAGAAGGTCAACAAGGATTATAAACGAACAAAGGACGACTTTTACCGGATGGATCTTCATAAATTAGACGAAATTCATCCACTCAATCGGCCGCACATGCGCAGAACATATTTTGCATACCTCCAAAACACTCCGGGATCTCGTAAGGCTATAAAAGATTGTGTGAAAACCTTGGAGAACGAGGAGGGTACAGAAACAGAAAACCAACAACAGGAAACTCCAGCTTTAGATGAAACACAACAACAGCAGGCTGTGGCAGCCAACTGA
- the LOC138309119 gene encoding protein starmaker-like isoform X1 codes for MASKGGDEDAQSTHSKTKQQEEVKSPREEKQKPADTEPDQDDEDAGQFNTDHLLQAVSKKLQLHGSNERIEEEPDETEITNQSSIETKTADASELKSDNSAKESTEEETKLTNDSVKKDSDEKTKDFYAESKEADEIQPKEGLEEDRVIDTKPVQSVETAEMTMPSESVEIANFKTTNEAASDINKESENIKTEERNNTSHDREAGSNKPPHEKSSTEVENSDKDDNLEKANINSTNVSETENESVKKDSNNDTPIVQTKEQSDTSGQQEESGTSINDRENNQESVIKTESDSEHNLESSTTNENRNRSHSSDNQNTVIDQQKSHAMMEQQEDTNNKDNRDVSETSHDYFIEETSKENEKYYSEPATSDERTTEKEIIQIPSQEKQDDDNVSSEELKGQTDHSDRDDEKEEIAVERQTTETKQEKHDDEEDNKPDQTYEETNETTVSNTDERQTNDKEAERQHQVRQEPEERDSGVDDSETEEHKEIPDETYRETKDDEKKSRGSASSMSSRSSNKRTGDQKEKPKPDNQTQIQQSRKSVRMDDNVKTRKAPPNATKTKGNTNSSSVSSSSSTPRKHTTSDTSSPARKHASRTTSRSAPFRRPEHKPETTVKSTSFVSLRRPKTSQSGSMISRGQKRDNKKNKPAKKGEDGNKKRDYFQEELRRLRVRLGKEAENIKKPQFKEHVPFVWTSLEPYYNTYVPNYLINLPDEELQPQRPVSRGRPPQGDDFHQGYTTRSTAIGLCDPWIDLRMDKNVLPKLEQPKGQGREKPKSHKKKKDAAPKEGSTRLPKFPVVDFNSGKENATKKFPYNEVAKFRTELKDRFSSNAKKKVNKDYKRTKDDFYRMDLHKLDEIHPLNRPHMRRTYFAYLQNTPGSRKAIKDCVKTLENEEGTETENQQQETPALDETQQQQAVAAN; via the exons GACAATTCAATACAGATCACCTACTTCAGGCAGTAAGCAAAAAACTACAGCTACATGGATCAAATGAACGCATTGAAGAAGAACCAGATGAGACTGAAATAACAAATCAATCAAGCATAGAGACAAAAACAGCAGATGCATCGGAGTTAAAATCCGATAATTCAGCAAAGGAAAGCACCGAAGAagaaacaaaattgacaaatgATTCAGTGAAAAAAGACTCTGACGAAAAAACTAAAGATTTTTATGCTGAATCTAAAGAAGCTGATGAAATACAACCCAAAGAGGGTTTGGAAGAGGATAGGGTAATTGACACTAAACCAGTGCAATCTGTTGAAACTGCAGAAATGACTATGCCGTCTGAGAGTGTTGAAATTGCAAATTTTAAAACCACAAACGAAGCTGCATCCGATATAAACAAAGAGAGTGAAAACATTAAAACTGAGGAGCGAAACAATACATCACATGATCGAGAGGCTGGATCTAATAAACCACCACACGAGAAAAGTAGCACAGAAGTGGAGAATTCTGATAAAGATGACAATTTAGAAAAAGCAAACATAAACTCGACTAATGTGAGTGAAACAGAGAATGAAAGTGTAAAGAAGGATTCTAATAACGACACTCCCATTGTTCAAACTAAAGAGCAATCTGATACTTCCGGTCAACAAGAAGAATCAGGAACTTCCATAAATGATAGAGAAAATAATCAAGAATCTGTTATTAAAACCGAATCTGATTCTGAACATAATCTTGAATCTTCGACGACAAACGAGAATAGAAACAGATCCCATTCATCAGATAATCAGAACACTGTTATAGATCAGCAAAAATCACACGCCATGATGGAGCAACAGGAAGATACTAACAATAAAGATAATCGCGATGTTTCCGAAACATCCCATGACTATTTTATAGAGGAAACATCTAAAGAAAATGAGAAATATTATTCAGAACCGGCAACTTCTGATGAACGAACGACTGAAAAAGAAATTATCCAAATACCTTCGCAGGAAAAACAAGACGATGACAATGTTTCATCAGAAGAACTGAAAGGCCAAACGGATCATTCGGACAGAGATGATGAAAAAGAGGAAATAGCCGTAGAACGACAAACAACTGAGACTAAACAGGAGAAACACGACGATGAAGAGGATAATAAACCGGACCAGACGTACGAAGAAACAAACGAGACGACAGTTTCAAATACAGATGAACGGCAGACGAACGATAAAGAAGCTGAAAGACAACACCAGGTTAGACAAGAACCTGAGGAAAGGGACTCGGGGGTAGATGATAGCGAAACTGAAGAACACAAGGAAATACCTGACGAAACGTACCGAGAAACTAAAGACGACGAAAAGAAATCGCGCGGATCTGCAAGTTCCATGTCTTCTAGATCGAGCAACAAAAGAACTGGCGATCAGAAAGAAAAACCAAAACCTGATAATCAAACTCAGATACAGCAATCTAGAAAGAGTGTAAGGATGGATGATAATGTTAAGACAAGAAAAGCTCCTCCTAACGCAACGAAAACCAAAGGTAACACCAATTCCTCGTCTGTGTCCAGTTCTTCATCTACTCCACGTAAGCATACGACGTCCGACACATCCTCGCCAGCACGTAAGCATGCATCTCGAACTACTTCACGTAGTGCACCCTTTAGAAGACCCGAACATAAACCAGAAACTACTGTCAAGTCTACTTCCTTTGTCTCTCTCAGACGTCCAAAGACCTCTCAATCCGGCAGCATGATAAGCAGAG GACAAAAACGAGACAATAAGAAGAACAAACCCGCCAAAAAAGGCGAAG ATGGCAACAAGAAGCGAGATTATTTCCAAGAGGAACTCAGACGTTTACGGGTACGACTCGGAAAGGAAGCAGAGAACATTAAGAAACCTCAATT caaagAACACGTGCCGTTCGTCTGGACGAGCCTGGAGCCGTACTACAATACATACGTACCTAACTACCTGATCAACCTG CCTGATGAAGAACTCCAGCCCCAGAGGCCTGTCAGTCGTGGCCGTCCTCCT CAAGGGGACGATTTCCACCAAGGCTACACCACCAGGAGTACGGCGATAGGACTATGTGACCCCTGGATTGACCTTCGTATGGACAAAAATGTACTACCAAAGTTAGAACAACCAAAAGGACAAGGCCGGGAAAAACCTAAATC GCATAAGAAAAAGAAGGATGCCGCCCCTAAAGAAGGAAGTACAAGGCTCCCTAAGTTCCCAGTTGTTGATTTCAATTCTGGAAAGGAAAATGCTACCAAGAAGTTCCCTTACAATGAAGTGGCGAAATTCAG GACGGAATTGAAAGACAGATTCAGCTCAAACGCAAAGAAGAAGGTCAACAAGGATTATAAACGAACAAAGGACGACTTTTACCGGATGGATCTTCATAAATTAGACGAAATTCATCCACTCAATCGGCCGCACATGCGCAGAACATATTTTGCATACCTCCAAAACACTCCGGGATCTCGTAAGGCTATAAAAGATTGTGTGAAAACCTTGGAGAACGAGGAGGGTACAGAAACAGAAAACCAACAACAGGAAACTCCAGCTTTAGATGAAACACAACAACAGCAGGCTGTGGCAGCCAACTGA